In Arthrobacter sp. SLBN-112, a genomic segment contains:
- the rbfA gene encoding 30S ribosome-binding factor RbfA has protein sequence MADPARAAKLAQRIKVVVAEALGRKAKDPRLEGITVTDARVTNDLQHATVYYTVFGDETVQADAAKGLEKAKGVLRQEVGRNITVRLTPTLEFVADQIPVNASNLEELLREARKRDAEVAALAANARHAGDADPYKSDASDDVDIDEDDFDEEDTDLSDDGDVEEDSNK, from the coding sequence ATGGCTGATCCGGCACGTGCTGCTAAGTTGGCGCAGCGGATTAAGGTTGTTGTTGCTGAGGCTCTGGGCCGGAAGGCCAAGGATCCCCGGCTTGAGGGCATTACTGTTACCGATGCCCGGGTGACCAATGATCTGCAGCACGCCACCGTTTACTACACCGTCTTCGGCGACGAGACTGTCCAGGCTGATGCCGCCAAAGGGCTCGAAAAGGCCAAGGGTGTTCTTCGGCAGGAAGTTGGCCGGAACATCACCGTCCGCCTGACCCCCACCCTTGAGTTCGTGGCCGACCAGATTCCGGTGAACGCTTCCAACCTCGAGGAACTGCTGCGGGAGGCCCGCAAGCGTGACGCCGAGGTGGCAGCACTTGCTGCCAACGCCCGGCACGCCGGCGACGCCGACCCCTACAAGTCAGACGCGTCCGACGACGTCGATATCGACGAAGACGACTTCGACGAAGAGGACACCGACCTCAGCGACGACGGAGACGTCGAGGAGGACAGCAACAAGTAG
- a CDS encoding ScyD/ScyE family protein, whose product MKKRLAFLACIAATAAAVASAAPASASSRTPDYDVLADGLVSPLHVSAGTGKSVLVSQDFAGKLTRINRDGSTEDLATQTPKGWEVAGADTRGSTTYYLESVGAGQGDPAALHGYLKSIDSRGDVDTIADFADYERRHNPDGSQHYGFGKDVSDQCLAGWPAFPPARYKGLVDSHPYALAVKDDAAYVADAGMNAVLKVNLKNGDIDTIAVLPPRPATIPAGLTVPVDMQGTTKTVPDCVVGHKYAFEPVPTDVGIGPDGMLYVTSLPGGPEGPELGARGAVFKINPWNGDTDLWADHILSPTGLAVAGNGDVFVASLFGGEILKFTCEGSRSRFLAVNMPADVDISGHTLYATTDALGDPSQPPSGKVIKADLH is encoded by the coding sequence ATGAAGAAACGACTCGCATTCTTAGCCTGTATCGCGGCCACCGCCGCTGCCGTGGCGTCCGCTGCCCCCGCCTCCGCATCCTCACGCACACCGGACTACGATGTCCTTGCGGATGGACTCGTCTCACCGCTGCACGTCTCGGCGGGGACCGGTAAATCGGTCCTGGTGTCCCAGGACTTTGCCGGAAAACTCACCCGCATCAACCGGGACGGCTCCACCGAGGACCTGGCCACGCAGACGCCCAAAGGCTGGGAGGTGGCCGGCGCCGACACCCGCGGCAGCACCACCTATTACCTGGAAAGTGTGGGCGCCGGCCAGGGAGACCCCGCTGCACTGCACGGATACCTCAAGTCCATCGACTCCAGGGGCGACGTGGACACCATCGCCGACTTTGCCGACTACGAGCGGCGCCACAACCCGGACGGGTCCCAGCACTACGGGTTTGGCAAAGACGTCAGCGATCAGTGCCTTGCCGGTTGGCCTGCTTTCCCGCCGGCCAGGTACAAGGGCCTTGTGGACTCCCACCCTTACGCCCTGGCGGTGAAGGATGACGCCGCCTATGTGGCCGACGCCGGCATGAACGCCGTCCTCAAGGTCAATCTGAAGAATGGTGACATCGATACGATCGCTGTCCTGCCGCCACGTCCGGCCACCATTCCGGCGGGCTTGACGGTCCCGGTGGACATGCAGGGGACCACCAAGACGGTTCCGGACTGCGTGGTGGGGCATAAGTACGCGTTCGAGCCCGTGCCTACTGACGTGGGGATCGGCCCGGACGGGATGCTGTACGTGACGTCCCTGCCCGGCGGACCGGAAGGTCCCGAACTGGGTGCCCGCGGTGCGGTTTTCAAAATCAACCCGTGGAACGGTGACACCGACCTCTGGGCGGACCACATTCTCAGTCCCACGGGCCTCGCAGTGGCCGGCAACGGTGACGTGTTTGTCGCCTCGCTGTTCGGCGGCGAGATCCTGAAGTTCACGTGTGAGGGCAGCCGTTCCCGGTTCCTGGCGGTGAACATGCCAGCCGACGTCGACATCAGCGGCCATACGCTCTACGCCACGACGGACGCGCTCGGGGATCCCTCGCAGCCGCCGTCCGGAAAGGTCATCAAGGCTGACTTGCACTAG
- a CDS encoding bifunctional riboflavin kinase/FAD synthetase produces the protein MVYIWNDPSDVPADFGPSVVTFGNFDGVHRGHQQVLSQLIRSARLAHAKAVAVTFDPHPALIHRPETAPELIMGLEDKLEALGELGLDAVLVVKYSLDLASLTAEEFVEQYLVDCLHASHVVIGHDARFGRGNSGDLDTMKALGEKFGFDVQVISEFGSEGYPLHDDAATDRRCSSTWVREALQEGDVATAAAVLGRPHRMRGEVVHGAARGRALGFPTANLAPNATGLIPADGIYAGWLVDQAGTRWPAAISVGSNPTFDGVSRQVEAHVIDRPKEAVEDFDLYGQTVIVEFVERLRGMVAYRGPEALVDQMRLDVAQAHQLLGGR, from the coding sequence ATGGTCTACATCTGGAACGATCCGTCCGATGTCCCGGCGGACTTCGGCCCATCCGTTGTCACTTTCGGCAACTTCGATGGCGTTCACCGCGGCCACCAGCAGGTGCTGTCCCAGCTGATCCGCTCGGCCCGCCTCGCGCACGCCAAGGCTGTGGCCGTCACCTTCGATCCCCACCCGGCGCTGATCCACCGCCCCGAAACCGCGCCGGAGCTGATCATGGGCCTGGAGGACAAGCTGGAGGCCCTGGGCGAGCTCGGCCTTGACGCCGTCCTGGTGGTCAAATACTCACTGGACCTTGCCAGCCTGACCGCCGAGGAGTTCGTGGAGCAGTACCTGGTGGACTGCCTGCACGCCAGCCACGTGGTGATCGGCCACGACGCCCGCTTCGGCCGGGGCAACTCCGGAGACCTGGACACCATGAAGGCGCTGGGCGAAAAGTTCGGCTTCGACGTCCAGGTGATCAGCGAATTCGGCTCCGAGGGCTACCCCCTGCATGACGATGCCGCCACCGACCGGCGCTGCTCGTCCACCTGGGTGCGCGAGGCCTTGCAGGAGGGCGACGTCGCCACCGCCGCCGCCGTGCTGGGCCGGCCCCACCGGATGCGTGGCGAAGTGGTCCACGGTGCCGCCCGTGGCAGGGCGCTCGGCTTTCCCACCGCAAACCTCGCTCCCAATGCCACTGGACTGATCCCGGCCGACGGCATCTACGCAGGCTGGCTGGTTGACCAGGCCGGAACGCGGTGGCCGGCCGCGATCTCGGTGGGCTCCAATCCCACGTTCGACGGCGTCAGCCGGCAAGTCGAGGCGCACGTCATCGACAGGCCCAAGGAAGCCGTGGAGGACTTCGATCTGTACGGCCAGACAGTGATCGTGGAATTCGTCGAACGGCTGCGGGGCATGGTGGCCTATCGTGGCCCTGAGGCACTGGTGGACCAGATGCGGCTTGATGTGGCCCAGGCCCACCAGCTCCTGGGCGGCCGCTGA
- a CDS encoding aminotransferase class I/II-fold pyridoxal phosphate-dependent enzyme, with amino-acid sequence MPELAAHVRDVPVNQIREITEAAWRTPGALVLSIGEPGFPLPRHVLDAGIACLDRDETNYTPNAGIPALREAFAARFRQEQGVDVGADRVYVVAGAQQGLHFAMSLLLSPGDEILIPNPGYPTFAMTSRLLNAVPVEYPLHPDHDFQPRVADVEALITSRTRVLVLNSPSNPLGAVLGEDLVRDLMDLARRHDLWVISDECYEAFTYDVPHVSPARFDDGAPGGARVFTSLTLSKTYGLTGLRIGALICPPGLKQKMDNVMESIVSCVASAPQYTALAALTGPQDYVRHAHQHYRENRDAASAVLAAKGIRFLPAQGAFYLWADMSHVTGGDVRAWVHGFLADSGVALAPGTAFGSIGEGWVRIALCGRKQELVDGVSRLPSALR; translated from the coding sequence ATGCCCGAGCTTGCCGCCCATGTCCGCGACGTGCCCGTCAACCAGATCCGCGAGATCACCGAGGCCGCCTGGCGCACCCCGGGCGCCCTGGTGCTAAGCATCGGAGAGCCAGGCTTTCCGCTCCCCCGCCACGTCCTGGACGCCGGCATTGCCTGCTTGGACAGGGACGAGACCAACTACACGCCGAACGCCGGGATCCCGGCCCTGCGTGAGGCGTTCGCTGCCAGGTTCCGCCAGGAGCAGGGAGTGGACGTCGGAGCGGACCGCGTCTATGTGGTGGCCGGCGCGCAGCAGGGCCTGCACTTCGCCATGAGCCTGCTGCTCTCCCCCGGCGACGAAATCCTGATCCCCAACCCGGGCTACCCCACCTTCGCCATGACCAGCCGGCTGCTCAATGCCGTGCCCGTGGAGTACCCGCTGCACCCGGACCATGACTTCCAGCCGCGGGTGGCCGACGTCGAGGCACTCATCACCAGCCGCACCCGGGTGCTGGTGCTGAACTCCCCTTCCAACCCGCTGGGCGCCGTGCTGGGCGAAGACCTGGTGCGGGACCTGATGGACCTGGCCCGCCGGCACGACCTCTGGGTCATCTCCGACGAGTGCTACGAGGCGTTCACGTACGATGTGCCGCACGTGAGCCCGGCACGGTTCGACGACGGCGCCCCGGGAGGGGCGCGCGTGTTCACCTCCCTGACACTGTCCAAGACGTACGGCCTCACGGGGCTGAGGATTGGCGCACTCATCTGCCCGCCGGGCCTCAAACAGAAAATGGACAACGTCATGGAGTCGATCGTTTCCTGCGTGGCTTCAGCCCCGCAGTACACGGCGCTCGCAGCCCTGACCGGGCCGCAGGACTACGTCCGGCACGCCCACCAGCACTACCGGGAGAACCGGGACGCCGCCTCGGCGGTCCTGGCAGCCAAGGGGATCCGGTTCCTCCCGGCGCAGGGTGCGTTCTACCTGTGGGCTGACATGTCCCACGTGACCGGCGGCGATGTGCGTGCCTGGGTGCACGGTTTCCTGGCGGACTCCGGGGTGGCGCTGGCTCCGGGGACGGCCTTCGGCTCCATTGGTGAAGGCTGGGTGCGGATCGCGTTGTGCGGCCGGAAACAGGAGCTCGTTGACGGGGTGTCGCGGCTTCCCTCCGCCTTGCGGTAG
- a CDS encoding nucleoside deaminase, with protein sequence MTSADHETSLSTYLQQAVDLATQNVALGGGPFAAVVVTADGHVHAGVNRVTRDNDPTAHAEVVAIRAAASATANFDLTGAVLYASCEPCPMCLASALWARIGHVYFAADRHGAAAAGFDDALFYEYFNGARPDLMPVTRGDVPTSDLPFQAWGAFAGRKDY encoded by the coding sequence ATGACCTCTGCAGACCACGAAACCAGCCTCTCCACATACCTCCAGCAGGCAGTGGACCTGGCCACGCAGAACGTCGCACTTGGCGGCGGGCCGTTCGCAGCTGTGGTGGTCACCGCTGACGGGCACGTCCACGCCGGTGTCAACCGCGTCACCCGGGACAACGATCCCACTGCCCACGCGGAGGTGGTGGCCATCCGCGCAGCGGCCTCAGCAACGGCCAACTTCGACCTCACCGGAGCGGTACTCTACGCAAGCTGCGAGCCGTGCCCCATGTGCCTGGCCTCAGCTTTATGGGCCAGGATCGGCCACGTGTACTTTGCCGCGGACCGGCACGGGGCTGCGGCTGCAGGCTTCGATGATGCCCTCTTCTACGAGTACTTCAACGGCGCCAGGCCGGACCTGATGCCGGTCACCCGGGGTGACGTCCCGACGTCGGACCTCCCCTTCCAGGCGTGGGGCGCCTTTGCCGGCAGGAAGGACTACTAG
- a CDS encoding YlxR family protein encodes MNVRTMTVAEVLSTGSQPERTCIGCRKKGLRSQLLRLVAEGSGSSAVLVDERRRMAGRGAWLHPSQSCLALAIKRRAFGRALPGATGTAAVEHRITSGPNVDVAAAAATPTVQPESGSEN; translated from the coding sequence ATGAACGTCAGGACGATGACCGTGGCAGAAGTGCTTTCCACCGGGAGTCAGCCCGAACGTACCTGCATCGGATGCCGGAAGAAGGGCTTGCGGTCGCAGTTGCTCCGGCTCGTCGCCGAAGGCAGCGGATCATCCGCTGTCCTGGTGGATGAACGACGCCGGATGGCTGGCCGGGGTGCTTGGCTGCACCCCAGCCAATCGTGCCTGGCTCTGGCGATCAAACGGCGAGCATTCGGACGCGCCCTTCCGGGCGCAACCGGTACCGCCGCAGTTGAACACCGGATCACGTCAGGTCCGAACGTTGACGTCGCCGCGGCGGCTGCAACACCAACCGTCCAACCTGAAAGCGGGTCAGAAAACTGA
- the nusA gene encoding transcription termination factor NusA: MDIDMSALRLLEREREIPLDLLIPTIEQALLVAYHKSPGAFEKARAELDRKSGHVTIWAVEIDDDGAPIGEFEHTPEGFGRIAASTARQIILQRLRDVEDDNVLGEFKGREGELVSGTIQQGNNPHMIQVNLGSLEALLPPPEQVPGEKYIHGNRLRALVIDVHRGNKGPSVTLSRSHPGLVRKLFELEVPEIADHSVEIVALAREAGHRTKIAVKANTPGINAKGACIGEMGSRVRAVMTELNDEKIDIVDFSENPATFIASALSPSRVNSVTITDEATRSARVVVPDYQLSLAIGKEGQNARLAAKLTGWRIDIVSDAAAPRDK; the protein is encoded by the coding sequence ATGGATATTGACATGAGCGCACTGAGACTTTTGGAGCGTGAGCGTGAAATCCCGCTGGACCTCCTGATCCCCACCATCGAGCAAGCGCTCCTGGTGGCCTACCACAAGTCGCCCGGCGCCTTCGAAAAAGCGCGTGCCGAGCTGGACCGCAAGAGCGGCCACGTGACCATCTGGGCTGTCGAGATTGACGACGACGGCGCTCCAATCGGCGAATTCGAGCACACCCCCGAAGGGTTTGGCCGCATCGCTGCCAGCACCGCGCGCCAGATCATCCTCCAGCGGCTCCGCGACGTCGAGGATGACAACGTCCTGGGCGAATTCAAGGGCCGCGAAGGCGAACTGGTGTCCGGCACCATCCAGCAGGGCAACAACCCGCACATGATCCAGGTCAACCTCGGATCGCTGGAGGCGCTGCTGCCGCCGCCCGAGCAGGTTCCCGGGGAAAAGTACATCCACGGCAACCGCCTGCGCGCCCTGGTCATCGATGTCCACCGCGGCAACAAGGGGCCCTCGGTTACGCTGTCCCGCTCGCACCCGGGCCTCGTCCGGAAGCTCTTCGAACTCGAAGTGCCTGAAATTGCCGATCACTCCGTGGAAATCGTCGCACTGGCACGCGAAGCCGGACACCGCACCAAGATCGCCGTGAAGGCGAACACTCCCGGGATCAACGCAAAGGGCGCCTGCATCGGGGAAATGGGCTCGCGGGTCCGTGCGGTCATGACCGAGCTCAACGACGAAAAGATCGACATCGTCGATTTCAGCGAGAACCCGGCGACCTTCATCGCCAGCGCCCTCTCGCCGTCGCGTGTGAATTCGGTCACTATCACCGATGAAGCAACCCGGTCCGCCCGGGTGGTGGTTCCCGACTACCAGCTGTCCCTGGCCATCGGCAAGGAAGGCCAGAACGCCCGCCTGGCGGCGAAGCTGACCGGCTGGCGCATCGACATCGTCTCCGACGCCGCGGCGCCCCGCGATAAATGA
- the rimP gene encoding ribosome maturation factor RimP, translating into MSNAEATASPDHAGTGSGSAPAHNPEAARLRALLEPAIQANRLYLEDVVINIAGSHRVVNVVVDLPQEETGGVSLDVIADISKVLSDVLDSDPNADTRPYDLEVSSPGVGRPLTEPRHWHRARGRMVKVNVLQGENVTGRIQSVDDGGVTLVPEVAVKKGMKPRQGDPVKLPFDRIRNGKVEIEFSHLPEDGLEPEHNGPSEEA; encoded by the coding sequence GTGAGCAATGCAGAAGCCACGGCTTCACCAGACCACGCGGGTACGGGAAGCGGATCCGCACCGGCCCACAACCCCGAAGCCGCCCGGCTCCGGGCTCTCTTGGAGCCCGCCATCCAGGCCAACCGGCTCTACCTTGAGGACGTGGTCATCAACATCGCCGGTTCGCACCGGGTGGTCAACGTCGTGGTGGACCTGCCGCAGGAGGAGACGGGCGGCGTCAGCCTGGACGTCATTGCCGATATCTCCAAGGTGCTCTCCGATGTCCTGGACAGCGACCCCAACGCAGATACCCGCCCGTATGACCTTGAGGTGTCCTCGCCCGGGGTCGGGCGTCCACTGACCGAACCCCGTCACTGGCACCGCGCCCGCGGCCGGATGGTCAAGGTCAACGTGCTCCAGGGTGAGAACGTCACCGGGCGCATCCAGTCGGTGGACGACGGCGGAGTGACCCTCGTGCCCGAGGTCGCCGTCAAGAAGGGCATGAAGCCCCGGCAGGGCGACCCCGTAAAGCTTCCTTTCGACAGGATCCGCAATGGAAAAGTCGAGATCGAATTCAGCCACCTCCCCGAGGATGGTCTGGAACCTGAACACAATGGACCTTCCGAGGAGGCCTGA
- the truB gene encoding tRNA pseudouridine(55) synthase TruB encodes MLSGLVIVDKPQGWTSHDVVGRMRRLAGTRKVGHAGTLDPMATGVLVLGINKATRLLTYIVGTSKTYTATIRLGQSTVTDDAEGEVTATAGTSGVGEQAIYEGVAALTGGIEQVPSSVSAIKVNGERAYARVRSGEDVKLAARPVTIHRFEVHALRRDPEADVIDLDVTVECSSGTYIRALARDLGNALGVGGHLTALRRTQVGPYTLDQARTLEELAEELNILEMSQAARALMPNRELSPEETTEISFGRRIAAGAAPGSPGTATVEHPAAAFAPDGSLVALLADAGSYAKPVLVFAPGNGTAAEA; translated from the coding sequence GTGCTTTCTGGACTGGTGATAGTGGACAAGCCGCAGGGATGGACCAGCCATGATGTGGTTGGCCGGATGCGGCGCCTCGCAGGTACCCGGAAAGTGGGGCACGCAGGAACCCTGGATCCCATGGCCACCGGCGTGCTGGTCCTTGGCATCAACAAAGCCACCCGGCTGCTGACCTACATCGTGGGCACCTCCAAGACCTACACGGCCACCATCCGCTTGGGGCAGTCGACCGTAACGGACGACGCCGAGGGCGAGGTCACCGCCACGGCCGGCACGTCCGGCGTGGGTGAGCAGGCAATTTACGAGGGCGTCGCAGCCCTCACCGGCGGGATCGAGCAGGTGCCCAGCAGCGTCAGCGCGATCAAGGTCAACGGCGAACGCGCCTACGCACGGGTGCGCTCCGGCGAGGACGTCAAGCTCGCGGCGCGGCCCGTCACCATCCACCGGTTCGAGGTCCATGCGCTCCGGCGGGATCCGGAGGCGGATGTGATTGACCTCGATGTCACCGTTGAATGCTCCTCCGGCACGTACATCCGGGCCCTCGCCCGGGACCTCGGCAACGCCCTCGGCGTCGGCGGGCACCTCACCGCCCTCCGCAGGACCCAGGTGGGCCCCTACACCCTTGACCAGGCGCGCACCCTCGAAGAACTCGCCGAAGAACTCAACATCCTGGAAATGTCGCAGGCCGCCCGGGCCCTCATGCCCAACCGTGAGCTGAGCCCTGAGGAAACCACAGAGATTTCCTTCGGCCGGCGCATCGCGGCCGGGGCGGCCCCCGGCAGTCCCGGCACCGCCACGGTGGAGCACCCGGCCGCTGCCTTCGCCCCCGACGGCTCCCTGGTGGCTTTGCTCGCCGACGCCGGCAGCTACGCTAAACCGGTGCTGGTCTTTGCGCCCGGTAACGGCACCGCCGCGGAGGCATAA
- the infB gene encoding translation initiation factor IF-2 produces the protein MAKVRVHELAKELGITSKDAVTKLQELGEFVRSASSTIEAPVVRKLRNAFPDAAAKSAAPAATTAAAPKAAAPAAGSRPSAPPPGPAAPKAPAPAAQAPAAPAQAAPAAPAAATPAPAAPAAPSSGAKPGARPAPKAETPAPSARPGGSTPGGSGPRPGGPRPGNNPFATSQGMPRGRGGDGERPPRPGNNPFATSQGMPRPGGGRDGDRPGGPRPAAGAGGPRPGGPRPAAGAGGPRPAAGAGGPRPGAPRPGGPRPTPGMMPNRTERPAPAGAGRPGGGGRGPGRPGGAPGTGGPGAGGGAPAGGGFGKGGRGRGGTQGAFGKGGAGRGKQRKSKRAKRQELEQMSAPSLGGVSVPRGDGNTVIRLRRGSSITDFADKIEANPAALVTVLFHLGEMATATQSLDEETFALLGEELGYKLQVVSPEDEERELLSTFDIDFDAELEAEGDEELEARPPVVTVMGHVDHGKTRLLDAIRKSDVMAGEHGGITQHIGAYQVTHNHEGEDRKITFIDTPGHEAFTAMRARGAKVTDIAILVVAADDGVMPQTVEALNHAQAANVPIVVAVNKIDKEGANPEKVRGQLTEYGLVPEEYGGDTMFVEVSARQNLHIDELLEAVLLTADAALDMRANPNKDARGIAIEANLDKGRGAVATVLVQSGTLRVGDTIVAGTAHGRVRAMFDDDGSALTEAGPSRPVQVLGLSNVPRAGDTFFVTADERTARQIAEKREAADRNAALAKRRKRISLEDFDQAVAEGKIDTLNLILKGDVSGAVEALEDALLKIDVGEGVQLRVIHRGVGAITQNDVNLATVDSAVIIGFNVKPAERVAELADREGVDMRFYSVIYAAIDDIEAALKGMLKPEYEEVQLGTAEVREVFRSSKFGNIAGSIVRSGVIRRNAKARVSRDGKIIGDNLTVETLKRFKDDATEVRTDFECGIGLGSYNDITEGDIIETFEMREKPRV, from the coding sequence GTGGCCAAGGTCCGCGTACATGAGCTCGCCAAAGAGCTCGGTATAACTTCCAAAGATGCAGTGACAAAACTGCAGGAACTGGGCGAATTCGTTCGCTCCGCCTCATCCACCATTGAGGCCCCCGTTGTGCGCAAACTGCGCAACGCCTTCCCCGACGCCGCCGCCAAGTCAGCGGCCCCTGCCGCGACGACCGCTGCCGCCCCCAAGGCCGCCGCGCCCGCAGCAGGATCACGTCCTTCAGCACCACCTCCGGGCCCGGCTGCGCCCAAGGCTCCGGCCCCTGCGGCACAAGCACCGGCTGCACCTGCCCAGGCCGCCCCGGCGGCTCCCGCAGCTGCAACTCCGGCGCCTGCCGCTCCCGCGGCTCCGTCCTCGGGTGCCAAGCCCGGCGCCCGCCCTGCCCCCAAGGCAGAGACCCCGGCTCCTTCCGCCCGTCCGGGCGGTTCCACGCCGGGTGGGTCCGGTCCCCGTCCCGGCGGTCCCCGTCCGGGCAACAACCCCTTCGCCACCTCACAGGGCATGCCCCGTGGCCGTGGCGGAGACGGTGAGCGTCCTCCGCGTCCGGGCAACAACCCGTTCGCCACGTCCCAGGGGATGCCCCGTCCCGGCGGCGGCCGCGACGGCGACCGTCCCGGTGGTCCCCGTCCCGCAGCCGGCGCTGGTGGACCCCGTCCCGGTGGGCCGCGTCCCGCAGCCGGCGCCGGTGGACCCCGTCCCGCGGCAGGCGCAGGCGGACCCCGTCCGGGCGCACCCCGCCCCGGCGGTCCCCGCCCCACTCCCGGAATGATGCCCAACCGCACCGAACGTCCCGCACCCGCTGGTGCAGGCCGTCCGGGTGGCGGCGGCCGCGGTCCGGGCCGTCCGGGTGGCGCTCCAGGCACCGGTGGTCCCGGCGCAGGTGGCGGCGCCCCGGCCGGCGGTGGCTTCGGCAAGGGTGGCCGCGGTCGCGGTGGCACCCAGGGTGCCTTCGGCAAGGGCGGTGCAGGCCGAGGCAAGCAGCGCAAGTCGAAGCGTGCCAAGCGCCAGGAACTCGAGCAGATGAGTGCCCCGTCGCTGGGTGGCGTGAGCGTACCCCGCGGCGACGGCAACACTGTGATCCGGCTCCGCCGCGGCTCGTCCATCACGGACTTTGCCGACAAGATCGAGGCAAACCCCGCGGCACTGGTGACCGTCCTCTTCCACCTTGGCGAAATGGCTACCGCCACGCAGTCGCTGGATGAAGAGACGTTCGCACTGCTGGGTGAGGAGCTTGGCTACAAGCTCCAGGTCGTCTCCCCGGAGGACGAAGAGCGCGAGCTGCTCTCCACCTTCGACATCGACTTCGACGCCGAGCTGGAAGCCGAAGGCGACGAGGAACTCGAGGCACGTCCTCCGGTTGTCACCGTCATGGGTCACGTTGACCACGGTAAGACGCGGCTGCTCGATGCCATCCGCAAGTCCGACGTCATGGCGGGCGAGCACGGCGGCATCACGCAGCACATCGGTGCATACCAGGTCACGCACAACCACGAAGGCGAAGACCGGAAGATCACCTTCATCGATACTCCGGGCCACGAGGCGTTCACCGCCATGCGTGCCCGTGGTGCGAAGGTCACCGACATTGCCATCCTGGTGGTCGCAGCGGACGACGGCGTGATGCCGCAGACCGTTGAAGCCCTCAACCACGCCCAGGCGGCCAACGTGCCGATCGTCGTGGCAGTGAACAAGATCGACAAGGAAGGCGCCAACCCGGAAAAGGTCCGCGGCCAGCTGACCGAGTACGGCCTGGTTCCCGAAGAATACGGTGGCGACACCATGTTCGTGGAAGTTTCTGCCCGCCAGAACCTCCACATCGACGAGCTGCTTGAGGCGGTCCTGCTGACCGCGGACGCTGCCCTGGACATGCGCGCCAACCCGAACAAGGACGCCCGCGGTATCGCAATCGAAGCCAACCTGGACAAGGGCCGCGGTGCGGTTGCCACCGTCCTGGTCCAGTCCGGCACCCTGCGCGTCGGCGACACTATCGTGGCAGGTACGGCCCACGGCCGCGTCCGTGCGATGTTCGACGACGACGGCAGCGCCCTGACCGAGGCCGGCCCGTCCCGCCCCGTGCAGGTGCTGGGTCTGTCCAACGTGCCGCGCGCCGGCGACACCTTCTTCGTGACCGCTGACGAGCGCACTGCCCGCCAGATCGCCGAGAAGCGTGAAGCCGCCGACCGCAACGCCGCCCTGGCCAAGCGCCGCAAGCGCATCAGCCTGGAAGACTTCGACCAGGCCGTCGCCGAAGGCAAGATCGACACCCTTAACCTCATCCTCAAGGGTGACGTATCCGGTGCCGTGGAAGCCCTCGAAGACGCATTGCTCAAGATCGACGTCGGCGAAGGCGTGCAGCTGCGCGTCATCCACCGCGGTGTGGGTGCCATCACCCAGAACGACGTCAACCTGGCAACGGTCGACTCCGCCGTCATCATCGGCTTCAACGTCAAGCCCGCCGAGCGTGTTGCCGAACTGGCAGACCGCGAAGGCGTGGACATGCGCTTCTACTCCGTCATCTACGCAGCAATTGATGACATCGAAGCAGCCCTCAAGGGCATGCTCAAGCCGGAGTACGAGGAAGTCCAGCTTGGCACCGCCGAGGTCCGCGAAGTGTTCCGTTCCTCCAAGTTCGGAAACATCGCCGGCTCGATCGTCCGCTCCGGTGTTATCCGGCGCAACGCCAAAGCACGCGTCTCCCGCGACGGCAAGATCATCGGTGACAACCTCACCGTTGAGACGCTCAAGCGCTTCAAGGACGATGCAACCGAGGTCCGCACGGACTTCGAGTGTGGTATCGGTCTTGGCTCGTACAACGACATCACCGAAGGCGACATCATCGAGACCTTCGAGATGCGCGAGAAGCCGCGCGTCTAG
- the trxA gene encoding thioredoxin, whose product MEPALIACPACGKTNRVPARASGHPRCGNCKADLPWIVSAGDGDFAAVAEQSAVPVLVDFWAAWCGPCRMVSPVLDKLARERPGKIKLVKVDVDTSPGLSRRFDIQAIPTLMVIVDGKIAARQAGAAPADALRSWLDRALAGAGN is encoded by the coding sequence ATGGAACCTGCGCTCATCGCCTGCCCCGCCTGCGGAAAGACCAACCGGGTGCCCGCCCGGGCATCCGGGCATCCGCGCTGCGGCAACTGCAAAGCGGACCTTCCGTGGATCGTGTCCGCGGGCGACGGAGATTTCGCCGCCGTCGCCGAGCAATCGGCCGTTCCGGTGCTGGTGGACTTCTGGGCCGCATGGTGCGGCCCCTGCCGGATGGTCAGCCCGGTCCTGGACAAGCTGGCCCGGGAACGGCCCGGAAAGATCAAACTGGTCAAGGTGGATGTGGACACGTCGCCCGGCTTGTCGCGGCGTTTCGACATCCAGGCCATTCCCACGCTGATGGTGATCGTTGACGGCAAGATCGCGGCGCGCCAGGCCGGAGCGGCGCCGGCGGACGCCCTGCGTTCCTGGCTGGACCGGGCACTCGCCGGCGCCGGCAACTGA